CCGGCCGAGCAAGCAACGCGGCCGATGGAGTAAGTAACCGCGGATACTTGCCGCCTCCGTGCTCCCTCCATGGCACTTGCCGCCGTGCCGCCATGCCCTGCACCTCAAGCAAAGTGGCGCCCCGGCCCTCCTCTAATGCCCCGCCCACTACCGGccacagcctcctcctcctccagtcgCCACCTAAGCTGCCTGCCACCCGCTCCCCGCCTCGCCGGAAGATCATGGCGGTGATTCCGCGCGGCCGGCCGGACTCCAGCCTCGGCCACCGCCGGCCGGTCCTCCTGCTCCTCTTCTTCTGCCTCCTCGCCTTCTTCCCCTGCCGCGGTACGTATCGTATGCCCCCGCCTATAATCAGCTAGCCTCTCTGTTGCTGCTTCTCCCGCCATGACTGATTTTTCGTTTCTTGATTGATGGCAGTTGCGGCTTTCCACTCGTTCGTGGGCACGTACGGGGTGAACTACGGCCGGATCGCGGACAACCTGCCGCCGCCGACGGAGGTGGTGAAGCTGCTCCAGATGGCGCGGATCAAGAACGTCCGCATCTTCGACTCGGACCACACCGTGCTGGACGCGTTCCGCAACTCCGGGCTCAACCTCGCCATCGCCATCCCCAACGGCCTCGTCAAGGACATCTCCGCCACCCCGAGCAAGGCCATGGACTGGGTGAACGAGAACGTGCGGCCCTACTACCCGGCCACCCGCATCGTGGCCATCATCGTGGGCAACGAGATCCTGGGCGGGCAGGACACGGGGCTCGCCGAGGCGCTCTTCGGCGCCGTCGTCAACATCCACGACGCGCTCCGCGCGATGCGCCTGTCCGGCAGGATCGAGGTGAACACGCCGCACTCGGAGGCGGTGTTCGGGACCTCGTACCCGCCCTCCGCCGGCACGTTCCGCCCGGACCTGATGCCGTACCTGAAGCCGCTCCTCGACTTCTTCTCCAAGACGGGCGCGCCCTTCTACGTGAACGCGTACCCGTTCCTGGCGTACATGAGCGACCCGGAGCACATCGACGTGAACTACGCGCTGATGAAGCCCAACGCCGGCATCCTGGACCAGAAGACCAACCTCCACTACGACAACATGTTCGAGGCCCAGATCGACGCCACCTACGCCGCGCTGGAGGCCGCCGGGTACAGCGACATGGAGGTGCGCGTGTCGGAGACCGGGTGGGCGTCCGCCGGCGACGCCACGGAGCCCGGCGCCACCCTGGAGAACGCCCGGACCTACAACTTCAACCTGCGGAAGCGGCTGTTCCTGAGGAAGGGGACGCCCTACAGGCCCAAGAGGGTGGTCAAGGCCTTCATCTTCGCGCTCTTCAACGAGGACCTCAAGACCGGCCCGGGCAGCGAGCGCCACTTCGGGCTGTTCAAGCCCGACGGCAGCGTCTCCCTCGACCTCGGCTTCAAGGGCCTcacgtcgtcgtcctcctccatcAAGGGGTGGAAGATCGCGCGCTACTCGGCGACGCTCCTGTCATCTACATTGATTTTCCTAGCATTATGGACCTGATTGATGATTACTGACAAACATTGACTGCAGGCAGATTAGCAAGCCTGTGTTTAGTTAGAAGACCACAACTCGCCCGCATTCTGTAAATTCCACCACGATTTAAAAGAGTGATCCTCTCATGTACAGTACATCAAGTCTTCTGTTCTTCAATCTTCTTCTTACTGTAAATAATTAAGATGCATTTCTGAATGATCATTTGTCAAACCGCGTGCTTCTTCAGAGTTCAGTGAGCTGCTTTCACAACATAAAACTTCAAGCGCACCTTTTTTCTTCCATGATAAATTTGACATCTCCTCCTCATCGTGTCATTTTCTCTACTTGCCGATGGAATCTTGTTCCTTCCGCAGTAAGCTTTGTAGAATCGCTTTCCTACATATGTATGGAATATGGCATCTCTGCTTCGCCACTAGGTTGTTTCCCTATAAACCTCGGGGGTAACAAGTCGATGTTCCCAAGTTAAGGATTGCTTGCACAGCATGTAGAACCCATCATGACCTTCAGCTTGCAGCAGCAGTTGTCCAAGGCGATGGTTAACACTTGAGATCCTTCTGTTCTGCATATCATAGCGATGAACTGAAAGGTTTTCATCACAATGGCAAGAATTCATTATTCATGTCTCCGAGCGAGCGACTCACCACCCATAAGACAAGACTGAAAAAGGAGGAAAGCAAATACAGTACAAACATGGGTAGTAGACTAGCAGTAGATTTTTTAGATGGGGTCGAGTGATTGTGGTTCTTCGTCTTTCGTTTTCTGATCCTTGTGCAAAGTTGGGTATCCGGAGAATTGATTGAACACTCGCGAACTCGAAAGCAGAGGCCGAAAAGTGTCCCAGCTTTGTCGTTGCGCTGTCCTCTCACTTTCTATGAACTTCCCAGGATTTTCTCACCTCGCACCTTTCTATTCGTACGCCAACCGCATCATGCGGGCCGGGTTCCATTATTGCTGCTAACAATGGAGCAGAGCAAGCGATCAAGTAGGCTTGCCAATAGTCTTGTACGATAACAAATAAGTGAAAACGGAACTAAGTGTGAAATATAGACATCAGAAAACTGAACAGTCGCACTCAAACGTAAACAAcctaaaacagaacaaaaaaaaataGACTGGATTTTTATAGATCGGGCATTCTTCATGCAGAACTCCTTACTGGCTTGTGAGTGTTTGTATCATCCTTCTTTGAAATACCCAAAGGGGCGCGTAAAATACCCAAACAGACTGGACGAGGGGACGCAGCGGACGAGATCGAGATCCTTTGCGCAGCGAAGCGCAACTTGGAGGAGCtgcagctgcagaccacgcatctcctgcacacgccgacgcgctaggaggtcACGCGCAGCAGCCTGcggcctcaccgccgccgacacgtgaCGGGTAGCGATCAAAGTcggaagcggtgacggcgacggcgggaacttgatctgctggatgAGGACGCCCTGGGACGATGGCGGCGCTGATGGGAACGAGGTAGTCGCAATCCCCTCGTAGGGCATCCATTACTGTTATGAGATGACCAGCGATGTGGTCGCagccgagggcggcggcggcgggggtagcCGTTGTTGGTGTGGCGGCAGAGGAGGTGGCTGCTGGGGATGCGGCTGGGGCGCATAGGGCCCGACGAGGAATGCCCTGATGCCCGCCACGGCCTGCCGTAATTTCAGGATTGCGGCTGTCATCTGCTCCAGGGTGAGGACGTGGGCAGACGGCGCCGGGGCAGAGAGTGCAATCACCCCTAAGGACGCCAGCACACCCACTGTCGGCGCGCCTGCTATGTGGGGCAGCAACGCCGACGAAGACGCTGGTGGCGACAGGTaggtgtgcggcggcggcgagtgggAAGAACTCGGTAGAGGGCTAGACATGATCGAACCCGGGAaagctgataccaaattggtaggaaccGGATCCCTAACAACGCGTGGTCtcaggttgtaggggtggaaggagGGATGGCGTGGTCACCGGCGCTGGGGCACTGTCGTTGCTTGCACGCGCGCGTGCgcgcgtgcgagagagagagagagagagagagagagagagagagagagagagagagagagagagagaaagagagagcagggcggcgactagggttaggtctcccggctccctaaggaagtCGAGCAAATAtgttgcttcttgcttgattagattgatacatctcctctccttgtATAGAGAGGTTTACTTTGTCGTGGTTCtaaatctgacagtagagtggggggtaggtatggagaggcaagatcctacctatggagtagttgtaaacacaagagatgtacgagttcaggcccttttcggaggaagtaacagccctacgtctcggagcccagaggtggtcgagtggattatgtgtgtatgaattacaggggtgcgaaccctttacactgaggaggggggtggcttatatagtgcctgccagacccctccggccctcagtaatgtggggtttaaagtacattaagtctaggcgttactggtaacgccttacataaagtgtcctaaatgccataaagactacttaattacagaccattgggatgcagagtgcctcttgttcttctagtggtcgagtgagtcttcatagtcgagtccttcgagtccgtcgagtgaagtccctcttggtcgactggaaggcagtttcttctgagggtgtccttgggtagggtacttagatcaggtctatgaccctaccctaggtacatgacttcatcattagcccccgaatggattgaggtttgagtgaggaaggagttgatattaTTTCCGACCTGCTTTTGCGTTCTGGATATGTATCGTCTTGGACcaataatctcttcgttgataACAGCAAATtttcttcagtcgccttgatccattcttctctctcgtcgagtgaacttttgaacttagtaATTTCCGAGCGATGGATCGCAGGAAATCTCTCGTCTGACAGATCAATCTGcggttagcggattttgtgggatccaaattttggggaagcgcgcgaagcggggcggaccgcggcgctcagatgggatagggcatagacgcctcgattcccgcgccacctttttcgccacgtatcacgtacgcgcgactgtttcgggatgtgattgGATTGCCCGGGCCCacttgtcatccactcggaagtgcTCTTATAaaggcgcccggcgagggtttttgaacagtaccTCTCCATTCTCCTCCTGCTCTCTCCGCCTCTGCCCACCGcgcccgctctcgcctccgcccaATCGCTCCTCGTACGCTTCGCCGacaacaatggtgaaggagaagacagcggcgctggagcgcgcgaagaaggcgacggcgacggggaaggcgaaggcgaaagggagagcgaccagtcggggcgggtCTTCTTCGAGATCTCGTCTGCTGCACGGCTGGGTCCAAGGATattggatccggtcgaccatcacCGAGAAGGATCTCACGGAGATGGCCAACGAAGGTTTGATCCCCCACGGGGCAGCGAGGCTCCCGGGGGACGAGTGGCAAccacagccggaagagggtgagtgcgttcttctggccactcacgtcgaccgtgggttCTCTCTGCCTCCGAGTGTCTTttttcgtggtttcttgaacttctttggggcgcaactccaccacttcaacccgaattccatcgcctatcttgctgccttcgtgtccatgtgtgagaacttcctaggctgccgaccgcactggggtctgttcaaacacatattcacctgtcgttctcagacggtgaaaaaggcgagtcctgATGATGATAGAACTAAgattatccagatgtgcgggggtcttgggatccagatGAGAAACAAGAGTACTtttccggccatgacccttcccgagtcggtcagaggatggcagtcgacttgTTTCTACTGCCAGAATGaatcgacgccggggcagtcgagtggtctccctccgtttaccatggaccgagcaaacaagccctcttctctgaaggtgctcccggaggagaaagccgacgtgaagatgttgatggagcgcgtagtccagtTAGTACGGgaaggagtgacgggtatggatcttctggaggtcttccttaggcggcgcatccagccacttcagtaccgaggc
Above is a window of Triticum aestivum cultivar Chinese Spring chromosome 6B, IWGSC CS RefSeq v2.1, whole genome shotgun sequence DNA encoding:
- the LOC123136669 gene encoding glucan endo-1,3-beta-glucosidase 14, which gives rise to MPCTSSKVAPRPSSNAPPTTGHSLLLLQSPPKLPATRSPPRRKIMAVIPRGRPDSSLGHRRPVLLLLFFCLLAFFPCRVAAFHSFVGTYGVNYGRIADNLPPPTEVVKLLQMARIKNVRIFDSDHTVLDAFRNSGLNLAIAIPNGLVKDISATPSKAMDWVNENVRPYYPATRIVAIIVGNEILGGQDTGLAEALFGAVVNIHDALRAMRLSGRIEVNTPHSEAVFGTSYPPSAGTFRPDLMPYLKPLLDFFSKTGAPFYVNAYPFLAYMSDPEHIDVNYALMKPNAGILDQKTNLHYDNMFEAQIDATYAALEAAGYSDMEVRVSETGWASAGDATEPGATLENARTYNFNLRKRLFLRKGTPYRPKRVVKAFIFALFNEDLKTGPGSERHFGLFKPDGSVSLDLGFKGLTSSSSSIKGWKIARYSATLLSSTLIFLALWT